Within Spinacia oleracea cultivar Varoflay chromosome 4, BTI_SOV_V1, whole genome shotgun sequence, the genomic segment ttacacattctacatttttcccacttttctatcttcacatccaattttatttgtactttaccaataaacaattatctactttatcctttCCCAAGAAAAATCACTCATAATCATTGTATTCTTACCACTTTTCAATTTTCTTAATTACCGTGAATTCTCTCAAagtggacacttatttaggaacaaaGAGAGTATCTAGCATGGGGTGGGCAAGTGCTGGTTATTCTTGTTCTTGTGGTTTAGGTGAATGCTTGTTTAGTGTTGTGCTTTACATCCTTCAAGATCTCTTATGATATATTTCTCTTATGCAGACTGTACGGTTTAAGAATGAGTTGGAGCGTAATATTACTATCAAGCTTGGTTATGCTAATGCCAAGATATATAAATGTGATGATGAACGGTGTCCACGACCTATGACCTATAAGTAAGTTATCTGTTTCACCTTGGCAATCTCATGATCCATTGATGTGATGAAATGTCTTTATTTCCTTGTTGCTTTGCTTGTGACTTTTTTGTTTCTTGTGTTGAGAGCTTCTTAGCTCAACATTCATGAATTTGCTAGATTCTTGTGCCAGAACCAGTATaattgcttgatgaagataCCCGAGTGACGTTattttgttgaaattgcattttGTATGTTGCAATTTCGCGTTTGTTGTTGAGATATTATTCCCCACACTGTTTTTGCAGGTCATATGGAAGTGGAAAGGAAGACACTCCAATGTGTGACGTGCCTGGATTTGAGAATGCCAAGATGAAGCTTCTGAGACATGTGTCATTTGTCGATTGCCCAGTAAGTTTGATTTACTTGGGGGATATTTGGGCAATTCTCTCAGTTCGTTGGTGTGCCATTGATTTCCTATTGATTTTCCTTTTGATATTTGCAAATGTCTCTATTACTTGGTTGTTTTTTACTTCCTTTAATGAACTGTTGTGGCTTATCCAACAGTCATTATTCAATTGTATTAATTTTGTAAAACCTTGTGTTAATAATAATCTTTTTTGGCGTACTCtagctttattttatttttttccatatTTATCTAGAAAGCTTAAATTTAAGATTCCTATATTCTTGAAAATCATGTGGGAGCTCAATGGTAAATCTCTTACCTCCAACCTTAAAATAGGAATTCGATTCTCATCTCTCCCACCCTAGTTTGGTAAGTTGTGTTTTTAACCTAGAGCATTTTTGTTTACAGAAATCTAAATATTGGTTGATTTATATATTTTGAAATTGTTCGTGCCAGGGTCATGATATTCTTATGGCTACTATGCTTAATGGAGCTGCAATTATGGATGGAGCACTACTTCTTATTGCTGCTAATGAGAGCTGCCCCCAACCCCAGACTTCTGAGCATCTTGCTGCTATTGAGATCATGCGACTTCAGCACATTATCATCCTCCAAAATAAAGTTGATCTCATCCAAGAAAATGTTGCTATAAACCAGCATGAGGCTATTCAGAAATTTGTTCATGTAACATGTCTTGAATACTGTAGTCATTGAATTGTGcaagtttgtttgtttgtttgtttgtttaaccATGTTTCTAACGCCTCTCTTGTTTCTTGTAGAGAACTGTTGCTGATGGAGCGCCTGTAGTTCCAATTTCTGCTCAATCCAAGTACAACATTGATGTTGTTTGTGAATACATTGTCAAAAATACTCCTATCCCTAAGAGAGATTTTATTTCACCACCAAATATGATTGTGATCCGGTCTTTTGATGTTAACAAACCTGGGTATGAGGTTGATGAAATAAGCGGTGGTGTTGCTGGTGGAAGTATTTTAAAGGTTCCCTTCTTTCTCTAATTAATTAGTAACAAATTTTCATGGGGTTTGATGATGATTAAACCTTAAGCTTTCCTTTATGAATTTTGTAACGATCATTGTATTTGTGATACAATTTTTCTCATTATTCTGAATGTAGGGTGTGTTGAGACTAAACCAAAATATAGAGATTCGACCTGGAATAGTTGTGAAAGATGATAGTGGCAACATCAAATGCACACCCATATACTCGAGAATTGTTTCTTTGAAAGCTGAGCAGAATGAGTTACAATTTGCTGTGCCTGGAGGTCTAATTGGGGTAGGAACAACCATGGATCCTACTTTAACCCGAGCTGATAGATTGGTAGGTCAGGTCCTCGGCGAGGTTGGATCTCTTCCAGATGTATTCATTGAGCTAGAGGTAATAAATATTTCTCTCTGCGCCATAGCCATATGTATAGTTTTACCATTGTCCCCCGTGCTTGCTCCTGCTTCTCCTTCTATCACACTGTTTTTTTCAATGGTCTTTGTAGCCTTTTGAGTGTGATATCATATGATATGACATAGGTTATACTTTGTATGTTTTTCCATTCAGGTTATATGTTTTGATACTATTATGatttaaaaaatatacttcctctgtttcaaaaaaaaattgcaacactttgaTTAGCACGTTTGCCAAGACgcaactttgaccgtaaatatctctaattattctTGTTTTTTAAATCTTAAAATTTAACATTACGAAAATATACAATGGAATCTATCCACCAACATTTTACTTATAACATTCACTTTTTGTAAATTAGTAAAAATACATGGTTTAGTATATGAATAGTGACAAAAGTAAAAGTGGTTCAATTTTTatgaaacggatgaagtatgAGCCTTTTGCATCTCCTGTATTCGTCATCTCATGTTGTCAACTTGCGATACCCGTAATTATCACGATTATCTTGAATTCTAAATACTCTGTACTTTTTACCATGTTATTTATTTCTGCATTATCCCAAGATCCAATGTTGAGGCTAGTAAGCTAGTTACATTTTTATTCTTCATTTGCAATTTCTGCTACTGAAAATGAATGAATGACTCTTCTTTCATCTAGCCAGCTGTTTGGgtagttttttttgtttgttttcagTATGTTCAAGGCATTTTTGGTTGGTTACAGGTGAATTTCTTCTTGCTTGGAAGACTGATTGGTGTGAGAACAAAAGGAACAGAGAAGCAGGGAAGAGTGACAAAACTGACCAAGGCAGAGATTCTGATGTTGAACATTGGATCCATGTCGACTGGTGCGCGTGTAATTGCTGTGAAAAATGATTTGGCAAAGTTGCAACTTACATCTCCAGTTTGCACAAGCAAAGGAGAGAAGATCGCCCTGAGTCGGCGGGTTGATAAGCATTGGCGACTGATTGGGTGGGGACAGATTCAAGCTGGTATTACCCTCGATATCCCACCCTGTCCTCTTTGAGTGTGGAGCAAAGAAACAAGTGAgtaatagagagagaaagtaaagaaGTTTTGTTGAAATGTGGGTTGGGAGAGAACTGTTGGGAACTATTTTTTTGAGATGGAGGAGAAAACTTATTATTTGCACCCTTATgcttagacctgtcaaacgggtcggtcgggtcgggttgtaaaaaattattttcgggttcgggttagatcgggtcggtcactttcgggttcgggtttacaaatgcttgttcaagacccagaactttcgggttcgggtcgacccaacgggttgagagattttaaaacgcgcattatattttcattaatttaggtgataaatatacaaaatatgggcacaaattaacaaattttcctacataagtttatatttagtcaaattcaaccgtaaaatggcgtataattcaaattaaaatcatattacacacaataatagtaaaaaacaccgtgtttattatgcttaaattttctcataatcgcatttattactataaatacaacgattttcaatcggtcgggtccaaaacgggttcggtcgggttttgacccattacttttcgggttgctcgggttcggataaaatcgggttacgggtcgcaaaatcttgttcaggacccagtattttcgggtcgggttcgggtcggttttcgggtcgggtcgatttttgacaggtctacttaTGCTCGATTTTGGCTTTGTTTTGGTACATGTTGTAAGATATTATTTGCACCCTTATGCTATgaataatttttgttttatggTTTTTACATGAGTTTGCTGTACATTACGGAATCTATTACTTTATACTAAAATAGACACCAGAAGTGTAATTTTTTCCCGCCTAAAACCTTTTCCTAAAATATATCTACTTTCTTTTTCCATCAATTTTTATAAATGGTTTAAGCATGGAAAAGAGTATTAAAAATATGACAACAACAGATACTGCATGACAATAATTTGCTATATGTCAAAACTAGGGGTGtaaacgagccgagccgagccgagctttaccctgttcatgttcatgttcatttaacttatgcgagctcgagctcgagccCGAGCTTTTAACCGAGCTCAAAAATCTGTTCAAGCTCGGTTCGTTTAAAAGATTTTGTATTCGCGAACTGTTCGTGAACGGCTCATTTATTAATCGATCCGAGTTTATAAACGAGCTTTTTTCATGAACGAGTATTCTTAAACGAGCTTTAGAGTACAACCACTtgaaaatctaacaaattataatcatatctaataataaaaattaaagtacattactttatttgataaacaaactaataatttagaaagagtcaaagagcactaatttagcaattaaaattttatttcaaagtatttttattctattatagatttcaaaagtcaaaaacatgatttttatttaatttgaaaaacgtatatatggtaaaatatgatacataacataattagacgaacttgttcacgaacataaatgaacgagttgttcatgaacttaaatgaacgagcatacctatgttcatgttcaagctcgtttattaagcgagcttcaaaagttgttcaagctcggctcgtttaataaatgaacgaacatgaacgagctttaaacgagcccgagcccgagtagtttattgaccggctcggctcatttacacccctagtcaaaacaaaataataataataataatttgctaCAAATTACAGAGTATTTGGaactattttagtcaaatcggtatatcaataatagaaaatatatttactcaatattttgatgaAATTAGCTTATTAAGCACATAAATATTTTATACTCCTtattagatgattaaatgaTTATGTTCAAATTTTATTGATTATATGCATTAGCTTTACATGgagaaatatttatttaaaaaattatcaaataataattttaaaatatcggTGCGTGCACGGTTTGTAACCTAGTACTAATAATAATGAAAAGGAGTGAATTGTTAATTCTATTTTCAGTTGCACAATATTGCACTGTCGATGGAAAACCATATCTCGTTTGTTTTTGGACCTTGACCGTAGATTGCTCGTTTGTTTGAGACATTGCATACTTCAACTGCTGTAACCAAGTCCATAGCCCACGAGTTTTGCAACCTCGGGTTCAGTGTTCGTTTCAGATATTATGATACAAGTACAACAATCATCtgttatgcacgcgatgcgtgcgaaataTATCGCTACTTAAATTTGCGTTATTACAGATAATTATAACGAATATTAGGCAGTAAAAAATCATTCACAAAGTTCACATTTTAAAACAATGAGGGCACAGGGGAGGAGCTAGTGTTCTAAGTGTGAGGTCATTTGACCCCACTTAATTAAATGTAGAGTTTTGTCAATTTTTACAAAGAAATCAGAAATTTTCTAGTTTTTTATGTGCAATTTTGGCCATCTGCACCCactaaaataaaggaaaataatTTGCACCCACTAATATATTGTTCTGGATCCGCCACTGTGAGGGCATACAACATGTGGTGAAAGTGAAACAGTGTAATACTCATGTCATTACATTACAAAATTCCAAAATCTTATTACCAAAGTAAAGTAtctaaacatataaaataattGATTGTGTTTGCAGATTGCAATCAATTGTGTTTTGTGTAAGCGTGTGCATGTTTACATGTATCTGTGATTTCTGGTTTGTGGTTTCAATCGAATTT encodes:
- the LOC110777638 gene encoding eukaryotic translation initiation factor 2 subunit gamma isoform X1, coding for MARKGLMEQDLSKLDVAKLHPLSPEVISRQATINIGTIGHVAHGKSTVVKAISGVQTVRFKNELERNITIKLGYANAKIYKCDDERCPRPMTYKSYGSGKEDTPMCDVPGFENAKMKLLRHVSFVDCPGHDILMATMLNGAAIMDGALLLIAANESCPQPQTSEHLAAIEIMRLQHIIILQNKVDLIQENVAINQHEAIQKFVHRTVADGAPVVPISAQSKYNIDVVCEYIVKNTPIPKRDFISPPNMIVIRSFDVNKPGYEVDEISGGVAGGSILKGVLRLNQNIEIRPGIVVKDDSGNIKCTPIYSRIVSLKAEQNELQFAVPGGLIGVGTTMDPTLTRADRLVGQVLGEVGSLPDVFIELEVNFFLLGRLIGVRTKGTEKQGRVTKLTKAEILMLNIGSMSTGARVIAVKNDLAKLQLTSPVCTSKGEKIALSRRVDKHWRLIGWGQIQAGITLDIPPCPL
- the LOC110777638 gene encoding uncharacterized protein isoform X2; translated protein: MWQNYILFRLKLFLARLQLTLTVRFKNELERNITIKLGYANAKIYKCDDERCPRPMTYKSYGSGKEDTPMCDVPGFENAKMKLLRHVSFVDCPGHDILMATMLNGAAIMDGALLLIAANESCPQPQTSEHLAAIEIMRLQHIIILQNKVDLIQENVAINQHEAIQKFVHRTVADGAPVVPISAQSKYNIDVVCEYIVKNTPIPKRDFISPPNMIVIRSFDVNKPGYEVDEISGGVAGGSILKGVLRLNQNIEIRPGIVVKDDSGNIKCTPIYSRIVSLKAEQNELQFAVPGGLIGVGTTMDPTLTRADRLVGQVLGEVGSLPDVFIELEVNFFLLGRLIGVRTKGTEKQGRVTKLTKAEILMLNIGSMSTGARVIAVKNDLAKLQLTSPVCTSKGEKIALSRRVDKHWRLIGWGQIQAGITLDIPPCPL